The genomic DNA TAATGCTCAAAAGTGATAGCagtgacaaaaatgataaatagaaAATTATCATGCACTCAAAAGGCCAATGAGTACTGTAGGCACTTGTAGCTGCAAAGTATCTGAATACAAACTACACATCTTCTCATTGAAAGGAACCTGAAGCACTCAAATCAGGAGTTGCAAAAACTGCTATTTATGTCAGTGTGAAGGCAACCTGCACACACGAATAACAGAGGTCTTTAATGTAGAAACCAAATTATTTTTACTTCAGTACTGTGGTAAGTTGTAGGTTTTAATACAAGTTGCTTCTTTCTTATACTCATAAAGGTTTTGACTTCCCCACAGGTTCTTGAGTCCTGAATTTATTCCCCCAAGAGGGAGAACAGATCCTCTTAAATTCTATATTGAAAGAACTGACATGATACGAAGGCGAAAAGTGCTCGACATTCCAGAGTTCTATGTCGGTCAGTTAACAGCATTAGGATTTTTAATAACTTCTCCAGTATTGGTCATTGattcattaataaaaaaattaatggcatAGCTTTATAACAGTGTTACTTTTTTCTGCTGCCAAATTTAATGAACAGTATAGGATCAGTTAAGAGAATATATGATTAATAGAAATATTGCCATTTGAACTCAGTGAAAACACAGGTTAGTTTTTTAGATGCCGACATTCTCTGTGCATTGCTTACAACCTGAACACGGCCATGTGCATGTGGTCCAAGAGACTTTTGTCTATAACTTTCCTATTTATAGACAAAAGTAAATAGCATTAACGATCTGAATGAAATCTTTGAAGgcaaagaaattaaatatttttatataaatatttaagccTACATTTTGTAAATTCAGTCTTTCTTAGAAAGATTAATTTAGTTGAGTGGGTCTATTAATGTTTGCACTTAAAATCTGACTCCTTCTCCATGTTCCAGAAATGACTTACTAACTAGTCTCCTCTTTGGACAGGAAGCATCCTTTCTGTTACCACAGCAGATCCATATGCCAGTGCCAAAACCAGCTGTTTTGTAGGAATTTGCattcaaagaggaggaaaaggactTGGTGCTACCTTTGTGCTTCGGAATATTATAGAAGGGCAGGGTATGTCTTCGTACAGTTTTCATTCTTACATGAGGACTATTAAATGGAGGAGCTATAGTATTTAAACTGGATATGAAATGGTATATTACAGAAATCTTGTTTGCAGTTGAGGTGGTATTAGAGTATTAAACGAAAATCATCATCTTGCATACTACTGTTTCTTATCTTTAAAACAAGATGCACTGCAAGAGGCAATGAGGCCTTAGTGTACAGTATATCTCAGCTGCTTAAAAATCTGGTACATCTAGGTTGATCTTATGTTTCAACTCTGGTCAAAAGTAATACACCTACTAACTTCATTTATGAGCTGACTTTGTAGTAGATGgattttaatattattaatatttgttcttacaaaaaacactttgttttgtaGTAGCATCTAGGGTCCAACCAAGAGTGAAGTACCATTGTGCTAGGCCTCGTAGAACTTAATCTTGATTCTCACTTGTCTCATATCAGTCCTACATCACCTCAGTTCTAACCTAAGCTACATTTGACTCTAGGTTTCCATAGTGGAAGACTAATGTAGCAGCCTGCTGCATCACACGCCTCCTTTCTGGTGCACTTCAAAGCCATTGTAGGGTAATACAGGCATTGCTTGATCTGTATTACTATGAATATAAGCAGGAATTAGGCATTCCTTATTTTGCTTAAATACATCTCAAGTGCATAATCACCATTGTACCCAAAATATACTGAGTAATTTAAAATTCATGTTTGTGGCTCCCTCTTAAAGTCTATACTTATAAGTGCTTCTGCCTCTTGAGCTAGTCTAGACCACAGATTTCAATTTTTGTAAAAGAGAAATGTATACAATACTGTATTCAAAAAATAGACCCAAAATGTAACACACTATCCTCAGTTAATATAAGAATCTGAAACATTAACATGCAATATATCAAACCCAGACTAGGTTTCTTATGGCCCTTGATTCTCAGATACAAGTTAAATAATTGTTTGTCGTCTTAAGGTATTGAGTTTTGCTATGAACTGTACAATCCTCGAATCCGGGAGATCAAGGTTTTGAAGCTGGAGAAGAGACTAGATGACAACCTGATGTATTTACGGGACGCTCTTCCTGAATATAGTACTTTTGATGTTAACATGAAACCTGTGCCCCATTCAGCTAATGATGAAATTCCTGTAAACCAGGTATGAGTCTGGTGTGATAGAAGTTTGGTGGGAAAGTGAGGAGGTGATTCAAGTgacttgtaataaaataaaataaaatataaacacttcATATCTAATGTGTTAGTCCAGTGGTCTTAGAGGGCTAGATTCAAGTTATCAGGTGCCACATGTAAAACAAGTTTggctttattctgtttttttataGTGAATAATCATCCACAATACAGTTGAACTATCTGTTTTAACAGAGAACAAGGATTGATaggcataaaaaataaaaattttagaGGTGGGCTCTCCAGGTCAGAGTTGAGGCATATGTAGGGGATTATGTGGAGAAGCTTTCTCCATGCTGTATGTGTTCTGTAGATGGGAATTAGATGTCTGCCCAACCTCCCTGGAACTATTTGAATATTAAATTGTCTTTTTTTGCGAATCTGCATGTAAAATTACATGAGGGAGGAATATTAGTGGACAATAACTTACTGTCATGCTGAAGGTAAAAATTTAGTGGATGTAAAGTAGATAATTTCTTTCCAAAAGACTTAAATCAAATACATCTGCTACCCTCTTCATTAGCTCAGGAAGACTTGTAGAAGGTAGTAGGCTATCCCGTGCCAGTTCAAGTATGCACATCAGAAGATGGTGATTTCTCTATCTACTTTTAAGTTCTTGTATAATGTTTATCACTATGCTAAAAGCAGCATGGCCTGCATATGCTTATGTCTAATGGGCTGTGTAGTGGTGAGGGCTACTCAATAAAAAAAGGCATTGACAGACTGCAGAGGGAAACCAAAATAGAGGGTGTCAGGAAAAAATTAAGTATGGGAAGTTTGACCTTAAGCGTGAACATGTGGATCTTGAGAATGATGGAGGGTGTATGACTGTCCAGTAACAATTAATAGTTCAAAGTGGGAGGgaatattttaagtgattatgaTAGTAAACTAAGGACTAACAGCGCTGTTactgaagaggaaaaacaagTTGTTTATGTGAGATAAGACCACATCTAACTTTGATCAGAAGTGGGATTCAAAGGTAGATTGAAAATAGATGACCCTTGTCTACAGAAAAGTTGTGCACATAGGCATGAAATGACTTTCTTCAGGAATAAATTCCAGTTATCCAAACAGAACTGATCAGTAGCTCTTTAGAGCTGATTTTAAAGTCAAACTTGGCATCACTTTCTTTTAGAGCACAAAGACTAGTGCCAAGTTGAAAAAGCATCCTAATGCAAAAAAGTCAGAGTTCTGTGCAGACTTGTATCTTAGGTATTCTTTGCTTCCAATCCTAGctgaaagtcaaaatgaaacctAGACCCTGGACAAAACGTTGGGAACGACCAAAATTTAACATTCAAGGAATCCACTTTGAACTACCTGAAGAAATGATGAAAGAAGCACAAAAGTGGAGCGCACCCTGGATAAAGTTCGATATGCTGCGAGAATACGATACTTCAAAATTAGAGAAAGAAATATGGAAAGAAGTGAATGAAGAGCTAAAAAAATGATACTGCTTTTATACAGCAGATGACTGAGGAGAGAGGCCacctgaattttttaaatataattcctCAATTGTGTAAGACTTGTATATAGTCAGAATGTACAATAAAGTAGTACATTTGTATATATACAGTGCAGTGATTTTTAAGCTCCTTTAGTTCCCACTTTTGAGTAGGGGCAGtgagtcccattgtcttcagtaacATCTTGAGAAATTATCTTACCAAAGTAGTATGTCCAGCCCCCTTTTCCAGGCACTCAGTCTTTACAGTAACAAAACAAGCCTTCACTGCTACACTTTTCATGTTACTCGTTTGACAACAGACCATAAACACCTTGCTGGATACACCACTAGTAGTTGCGGAGGGGGAAATGTTACTTTGAATAGTCTGACACATGCAAGACCATGGAAGCTTTAAAGGGACAGGTGTGGCCAGGGACTAGTCAAACTTTTCTATTCCTAAAGGTTGTATGTATCAGTCTGAGCTAGGAATTGCATGTTCAGTTTATCAGCAAGAAAACTGGCTGGCAGTGAGGGCAGTAATTAGATCTCAGGACAAGTAAACAACTCCAAACTAGTACTACTAGCTGAATTGCATGCTCTGGTTCAGTCTGGGTTCAAGAGCAAACAAAGAGCTTTAAGAATAAAAGGTCAGACTCAACTGAGTCATATCCTTCTTTgattccaaaaaaaaaaggcaagattgTATCCAAGAAGGCAAAATCCTCTTGGAAGAGTGTGAAGAACTGGCCAGGGTCTCCCTGTAGAAGATGGGTGATAGCTGATAAGCTACCATACAGGTAGACTatttacagagaaaataaaacaatgtttttgtccTAAATGTATTGTGCTTTAAAAATGAGCTGGTCACTGGTAACCCTCTttgtcccagagagagagagagagagcgagctgcAGGTGTTGGACTAAGAATCACTCTGAATGGCAGGGGAACTACAGCAAATCTTTGGTATagagggagaggaggacaggCCTCTGTCCACACACAGGTGACAGCTGGATGCCTGGGACCTAAAGGGGCACCCTCAAGATGACCACTGTTAGCCAACATGTACACCAGATTAATACTTATGCACATCTGTGACAGTCCCTACTATTGTGTTCACAATTTTCACTATACTATGATTAAGGCTGCATCcctcatggattctgtgacttctgcagctgctggtgtggctggctctggggcggCCTAAGTAGATCAGGTAACCCCTGAGCCAGCAGTACCAGCCACCACTGGGGCAGCTTGGGTGAGGGAgaaggttcagggctggggcaatgggTTGGGCTGTAGAGTGGTGCTTACCTTGGCAGGTAGgaggggctccctggaagcagcaggcTTGTCcgtgcagctcctaggtggaggggccagggggctccatgtgctgtgCATCATCCCTGCACAGCTGCCATTGCTTGTAgatcctggccaatggaagctgcagagccagagccagagcttgTGGTGGGGGCAGTACAGGAAGCCCCATGGCCTTCCTTCTccttaggagctgcagggacatacGGAGCCAGATAGGGACCCTTTGAaccttcctctccacccctgtactagcaggggtcccaggccaccACCCCCCCCGAGCACCTGTGGTcccccagcccaagttttagttaggggtatatagaagtagtcatggacagatcatcacttcatcagatgaaagTAAcactgtcaccttcagcccccaactaaaatctctccagcacatcatcgaggatctataacctatcctaaaggatgatccctcactctcacagatcttagGGGACAggcagtccttgcttacagacagctccccaacctgatgcaaatactcaccagcaagcacacaacaaaaacactaagcCAGGAACCTACTGCAACAAAGCCTGTGGCCAACTCTGTCCATATCTTTATTTAAGGAACACCAGTATAGGACCAAATCACGTCAGCCATGCCATCAGAGGCtccttcacttgcacatctaccaatgtgatatgtaccagcaatgcccctctgccatgtacattggccaaaccagacagtctctatacaaaagaataaatggacatcagacatcaagaattatgacattcaaaaaccagtcggagaatacttcaacctccctggtcactcaattacagacttcaaagtcacaatattacaacaaaaaaacttcaaaaacagactccaacgagaaactgcagaacggaattaatttgcaaattggacaccaattaggcctaaataaagactgggagtggatggtatcataagcatctttcccaaatctagaccttagcgtccaaaaatctgggtgcctgcatgaaaccctctaagcttaattaccagcttagatctgatagcctaccaccaaccaggaattccagtgcctggtacactctggtcccccccaaaaccttccctggggaccccaagaacccaaatcccttggattcttaaaacaaggagaagtaaaccatttcccttcctgctctttacttcctcccagattttcccgccctggggatactaggagatttccctgcttcaagcccttgaaacacaaaaccgagaggacaatttaccttccccctccttctcttcccccctcccagtctttccctgagagagNNNNNNNNNNNNNNNNNNNNNNNNNNNNNNNNNNNNNNNNNNNNNNNNNNNNNNNNNNNNNNNNNNNNNNNNNNNNNNNNNNNNNNNNNNNNNNNNNNNNNNNNNNNNNNNNNNNNNNNNNNNNNNNNNNNNNNNNNNNNNNNNNNNNNNNNNNNNNNNNNNNNNNNNNNNNNNNNNNNNNNNNNNNNNNNNNNNNNNNNNNNNNNNNNNNNNNNNNNNNNNNNNNNNNNNNNNNNNNNNNNNNNNNNNNNNNNNNNNNNNNNNNNNNNNNNNNNNNNNNNNNNNNNNNNNNNNNNNNNNNgacaaaagacacagacccaaacattccctccctcagctttgaaaaaatcctgtttcctgattggtcctctggtcaggtgtttggttctctttgtttaccctttacaggtgaaagaaacattaacccttagctatctatttatgacagatgggccattacacaaagtaaaatgtatttccccatgctaatttttcccctactgttactcatgtcttcttgtcaattgtttgaaGTGCACCATCCTGatgatcactacaaaagtttttctcctgctgataatagcccaccttaattgattagtctcgttagagttggtttggcaacatccatttttttcatgttttctgtatgtatgtgtatatgtatatcttcctactatattttccactgcatgcatctgatgaagtggtctttagcccatgaaagcttatgcccaaataaaatttgttagtctctaaggtgccacaagtactcctgttctttttgctgatccagactaacactgctaccactctgaaacctgttagcttgttaagttaggtattagcttttattttatcctgttttctttgtaaccaattctgacttttatgcctcattactggtaatcacttaaaatctctgtaGTTAAACTTgttattttatctaaaccagtgcgGGTTTGGATAGAAATGTTTGGGAATCTCCACTTGAGATAACAGTCTGTGCATATCATTTTTCATTGATGAAGtgacagactttctatgagcttgtgttgtccaggaAGTGCTGGCAGTACAAGATGCATATTTCTGGAGaaaggtctgggactgggaatatGTTGGTGTCGCtctgtatgtaattcatgagtggcttgcCAGAGCATTCACGTAATATAGCTGGGAATGTCACAATGGGATTTTGCATGCTAGAGGCTGTATGTGAACTGGCCAGGAGCAGTTGTTCCCACAACAAACCAGTATAAAAGGCATCCCAGGCTGGAacattgaggggacacagctgttcagcagtcctgtaccctggggaatgtcacatgGCATTAATACAATATACATTATATAAGGGCGTTTTGAAGTTACATCAAC from Chelonoidis abingdonii isolate Lonesome George chromosome 3, CheloAbing_2.0, whole genome shotgun sequence includes the following:
- the MRPL19 gene encoding large ribosomal subunit protein bL19m, with product MAACGWRLLEQTGVRALATASAARPAARCRCFSSSGLLRANNGEPAKFQPPPKPVIVDKHKEVAERRFLSPEFIPPRGRTDPLKFYIERTDMIRRRKVLDIPEFYVGSILSVTTADPYASAKTSCFVGICIQRGGKGLGATFVLRNIIEGQGIEFCYELYNPRIREIKVLKLEKRLDDNLMYLRDALPEYSTFDVNMKPVPHSANDEIPVNQLKVKMKPRPWTKRWERPKFNIQGIHFELPEEMMKEAQKWSAPWIKFDMLREYDTSKLEKEIWKEVNEELKK